One window from the genome of Desulfatiglans anilini DSM 4660 encodes:
- the rnk gene encoding nucleoside diphosphate kinase regulator, with the protein MSMRTIYITQYDLERLNQLIDEAEESISQDRHYLEKLEEELSHAEVVPPNQIPDNVVTMNSKVCLVDQENQEEKILTLVFPKDADISQGKISVLAPIGTAMLGYRTGSIFQWDVPAGKKHFKVSKILYQPEAAGDYHL; encoded by the coding sequence ATGAGCATGAGAACGATCTACATCACCCAGTATGACCTCGAACGTCTGAATCAGCTGATCGATGAGGCCGAGGAATCCATTTCCCAGGACCGGCATTACCTGGAAAAGCTGGAGGAAGAGTTGTCTCATGCTGAAGTCGTCCCGCCGAACCAAATCCCCGACAACGTCGTCACCATGAATTCGAAGGTTTGTCTCGTAGATCAGGAAAACCAGGAGGAAAAGATTCTGACTCTGGTCTTTCCCAAGGATGCGGACATATCGCAGGGCAAGATATCCGTCCTGGCTCCGATCGGCACGGCCATGCTCGGATACAGAACCGGTTCGATTTTTCAATGGGACGTCCCCGCCGGGAAAAAACATTTCAAGGTGTCGAAAATCCTGTATCAGCCGGAGGCGGCCGGGGACTATCATCTTTGA